The DNA region TTCACCACGTCCTTGACCGGGACGGCCGTGCCGAGCGCATTCGACATCTGCGTGATCGCCACCATCTTGGTGCGCGGGCCAAGCAGCTTTTCGAATTCCTCGAAGAGGAAATTGCCTTCGTCGTCGACGGGCGCCCACTTGATCACCGCGCCGTAACGCTCGCGCAGGAAATGCCAGGGGACGATATTGGAATGGTGCTCCATGATCGAGAGCACGATCTCGTCGCCTTCCTTGATACGCTCCTTGCCGAACGTATAGGCGACGAGGTTGATCGCCTCGGTGGCGTTGCGCGTGAAGATGATCTCCTCGGTGCGCGACGCATTGACGAAGGCGCGCACCTTCTCGCGCGCGCCCTCATAGGCCTCGGTCGCTTCGTTGGCGAGGAAGTGCAGGCCGCGATGCACGTTGGCGTATTCGTAGGTATAGGCCTTGGTCAGCCGGTCGAGCACGCTCTGCGGCTTCTGCGCCGAGGCGGCATTGTCGAGATAGACAAGCGGCTTGCCATAGACGGACATCGCCAGCGCCGGGAAATCGGCGCGTATCTTGGCGACGTCGTAGGAGCCGTTACTCACTGCCGGGTGCATGTCACGACTTTCCTTCGGAGCGGCCACTCACCCGTTCGTTCCCGCGCAAGCGGGAACCCACGGGCCACACGCAGAGCGTTTCGATCCGCCGCGCTGGGTCCCCGCTTTCGCGGGGACGAATGGAGCAAGGGGACCGCCTCATCGCCGCGCCTCCAGCCACTTCACCGCCGCGGCCATGAGCGCGTCACGCAAGCCTTCCTGCGCCACCTCCTCCACCGCCTCGCCGATGAAAGCCTGGATCAGCAGCGCCTCGGCCTCCTTCTCGGAGATGCCGCGCGACATCAGATAGAACTTGAGACCCAGATCGAGCGCACCGGCCGTGGCGCCGTGGCCGCAGGCCACGTCGTCGGCGAAGATCTCCAGCTCCGGCTTGTTGTCGGCTTCCGCCGTGTCGGACAAGAGAAGCGCCCGCGTCATCATCCGCGCATCGGTCTTCTGCGCGTGCGGCTCGACCACGATCTTGCCCTGGAACACGCCATGGCTCTCATCGTCGAGCACCGTCTTGAACAATTCGCGACTCTCGCAGCCGCGCGCGGCGTGACGGATCATCAGCGTCGTATCGACATGCTCCTTGCCGGCCAACAGGCTGACGCCGCGGATGGCGGCATGGCTGTTCTCGCCGGCAAAATGCACGAAGCTCTGATTGCGCACGACGCTCGAGTCGGCGGTGAACGCAAAGCCGCGGAACAGCGCGCGTGCGCCGACCTTGGCGAGCAGGCTCGCCACATGCACCGCGCGCGCCTGCGTGAGCTTGAGATAGTCGACCTGCGCCTCGTCACCGACGATCAGTTCGAGCGCGGCGTTGACTTGCGTATTGGCGCTGTCGTGATCCTCGATGATCACAACCTTTGCGCCCTTCTCCACCACGATCAGCGATCGCACGAAAGCGGCGCTCGGCGTATCGGAGCCGGCGGCGAAAACGAGATGGATCGGCCGCTTGATCTCGGCGCCGGCGGCAATGCGGATCACCGCGCCATCGCCCATGAAGGCGGTGTTGAGCGCCACCGCGACATCGTCGGTCGGATAGGTCTTGCCGAGATGCTGCGTCAGCAGCGCGTCGCCCTTGGCAAGCGCATCGGCGAGCGAGCCGACGGTCAATCCCGGCTCCGCCGTCAGGTCGGACAATTCCGGCACGAAGGCGCCATCGACGAAGACGAGCTTGCGCGTCTCGACCCCGGCGAGAACTTCCCCCGCCTCTTTGCCGCGCGCCTTCGCCGCCGCATCGGGCGCCGGCGCCAGTGGATTGGCCTCGCGCAGCAGCGCCCGCAGATCGGTGTATTTCCACTCTTCCACGCGCCGGTGCGGCAGGCCACGCGCCTCGAAAGCGCGGATCGCATCCTCGCGCAGCGCGGCGAGCGCGCCTTCGCCCGGCAGCTTCGCGCGCGCGGCCGCGAAAGCCGCGCTCAGCGCCTGCTCGGCAGGAGTCTTGATTGGAGTGACGTCAGCCATCGTGCGCAAACCTCTCAGTCGTCATGGCCGGGCTTGTCCCGGCCATCCACGTCTTGATCGGCTTAGAAAAGTAAGGCGTGGATGCCCGGCACAAGACCGGGCATGACGCCGTGAAAGTGGCACGCCATTGCATTACGCCGCCTCGCCTACGAACTCGGCATAGCCCTTGGCCTCGAGCTCGAGCGCCAGTTCCTTGCCGCCGGTCTTCACAACGCGGCCCTTGGCCAGCACGTGCACGACATCCGGCACGATGTAGTTCAATAGCCGCTGATAGTGCGTGATGACGATCATCGAACGCTCCGGCGAGCGCAGCCGATTGACGCCTTCCGACACCACCTTGAGCGCGTCGATGTCGAGACCGCTATCGGTCTCGTCGAGCACAGCAAGCCGCGGCTCGAGCACCGCCATCTGCAGAATCTCGTTGCGCTTCTTCTCGCCGCCGGAGAAGCCGACATTCACTGCGCGGCGCAGATGCTCCTGGCTGACGCCGAGCTTGGCCGAAGTATCGCGCACCAGCTTCATGAAAGCCGGCGTCGACAGTTCGCCCTCGCCGCGCAGCTTGCGCTGCGCGTTCAGCGCGGTGCGCAGAAACGTCATGGTGGCGACGCCCGGCACTTCGACCGGATACTGGAAGGCCAGGAACACGCCCTTGGCCGCGCGCTCGTCCGGCGCCATGCCGAGGATGTTCTCGCCGTCGAGCAGCACTTCGCCCGACGTGACCTGATAGCCGGGTTTGCCGGCGAGCACGTAAGCGAGCGTCGATTTGCCCGAGCCGTTCGGCCCCATGATGGCCGCGACCTGACCCTTCTCGATGGTCAGCGTCAGGCCGTTGAGGATCTTCTTGCCCTCGACCTCGGCATGCAGGTTTTTGATTTCAAGCAACGACATCAAACATCTCTTTCTTCGAGGCCGCCATCCTTCGAGGCTCGCTTCGCTCGCACCTCAGGATGACGGCACAACCTCTGACCCGTCATCCTGAGGTGCGCGTTCTTACGCGCCTCGAAGGATGACGGCCCGCGACTTATCCAACCGACCCCTCGAGCGAGATCGAAATCAGCTTCTGCGCTTCGACCGCGAACTCCATCGGCAACTGCTGCAACACGTCCTTGACGAAGCCGTTGACGACGAGCGCCGTCGCCTCTTCCGCCGACATGCCGCGACTCTGGCAATAGAACAGCATCTCTTCCGAGATCTTCGAGGTGGTGGCCTCGTGCTCGAAGGTCGCCGACGAATTCTTCGCCTCGATATACGGCACCGTATGCGCGCCGCATTCGTTGCCGATCAGCAGCGAGTCACAGTTGGTGAAGTTGCGCGCGCCGGTCGCGCGGCGATGCGCCGAAACGAGCCCGCGATAGGTGTTGTTCGAGCGGCCCGCCGAGATGCCCTTGGAGATGATCCGGCTCGTCGTGTTCTTGCCGAGATGGATCATCTTGGTGCCGCTATCGACCTGCTGATAGCCGTTCGAGATGGCGATCGAATAGAACTCGCCGCGCGAATTGTCGCCGCGCAGGATGCAGCTCGGATATTTCCAGGTGATCGCCGAGCCAGTCTCGACCTGCGTCCACGAAATCTTCGAGCGCGCACCGCGGCAGTCGCCGCGCTTGGTGACGAAGTTGAAGATGCCGCCCTTGCCGTTGGCATCGCCCGGATACCAGTTCTGCACCGTCGAATACTTGATCTCGGCATCGTCGAGCGCGACAAGCTCGACCACCGCGGCATGAAGCTGGTTCTCGTCGCGCATCGGCGCCGTGCAGCCTTCCAGATACGAGACGTAAGCACCCTTGTCGGCGATGATCAGCGTGCGCTCGAACTGGCCGGTGTTCTTCTCGTTGATGCGGAAATAGGTCGACAGCTCCATCGGGCAGCGCACGCCCTCCGGCACGTAGACGAACGAGCCGTCGGAGAACACCGCCGAGTTCAGCGTCGCGAAGAAGTTGTCGGAGGTCGGCACGACCGAGCCGAGATACTTCTTGATCAGGTCGGGATGCTCGCGGATCGCCTCCGAGATCGGCATGAAGATCACGCCGGCCTTCTTCAGTTCATCCTTGAAGGTGGTGGCGACCGACACCGAGTCGAACACGGCGTCGACCGCGACGCGGCCGCGCGCTTCGCCGCCCGTCATCTCGTCGTCGTCGAGCGTCGAAGGCTCGCCCTGCTTGCGCACGCCGGCGAGGATCTCCTGCTCCTTCAGCGGAATGCCGAGCTTCTCGTAGGTCTTGAGAATCTCCGGATCGACCTCGTCGAGCGACGTCGGCCCCGCCTTCTGCTTCGGCGCGGCGTAGTAATAGATGTCCTGATAATCGATCTTCGGATACTTCACGCGCGCCCAGGTCGGCTCGCGCATGGTCAGCCAACGGCGAAACGCCTCGAGCCGCCACTGGAGCATCCACTCCGGCTCGTTCTTCTTGCCCGAGATGAACCGGACGGTGTCTTCGGTCAGGCCCTTTTCGGCCTTCTCGGATTCGATGACAGTCTCGAATCCATACTTATACTGGTCGACGTCGATAAGGCGGACCTGATCGACGGTCTCTTGTACAGCCGGCATTCTTCCCTCCGCTCACGGTTGCAAGGACCGCGGGTTGGATTTGTCGGTTATGGTCGGTTCGCTTCGTTCGTCGCGATCGGTTCCGGGGTGATACCGCCTCAGGCGGCGATGTTCGGTTGTCTCTTAAGTAAGGTCGAAACCACCGTATTCCAAGCAGTTAGCAGCTTTTCGACATCTGTTTCGGCGGTCTCCCAGCCGAGCGAAATGCGCAGGGCGCCGGAAGCCAGCGCCGGTTCCACGCCCATCGCCGCCAGCACATGCGAGGCCTGCACCTTGCCGGACGAGCAGGCAGAGCCTGACGACAAGGCTATGCCCTTGAGATCGAAGGCGATTAGTGCGGTCTCGGCCTTGAGGCCGGGAACCGCGACGAGGCTCGTATTTGGCAGGCGCGGCGCGGCGGCGCCGAAGATGACGGCCTCCGGCGTTGCGGCCGTGATGCCGTCTTCCAGCCGATCGCGCAACGCGGCCATGCGGACCGAGTCACCCTCGCGCGCGGTTCGGGCGGCTTCGGCGGCGGCGCCGAATCCGGCGAGCGCCGGAACATTCTCGGTGCCGGCGCGGTAGCCCCGCTCCTGACCGCCGCCCCGGATCAGCGGGTCGGCCATATGGATGTCGCTTCGGCGCACCAGCGCGCCGGCGCCTTGCGGGCCGCCGAGCTTGTGCGAGGACAGGCTGAGCAAGTCGGCGCCGAGCGCGGCCATGTCGCACGGAATGCGGCCGGCGCCCTGCACGGCATCGACATGCAGCAGGCCGTTTGCGGCATGCACAATGTCGGCGATGACGCGGATGGGCTGGATGACGCCGGTCTCGTTATTGGCGAGAAGCACCGAGACCAGCGGGCGCTCGGCCTTGGCGAGCATGGCCGTCAGGGCGTCGAGATCGACGAGACCGTTCGCATCGACCGGTAGGGTGTCGATCTGCTCCGGCGCAAAGCGGCCGCCGGCCAGCACGGACGGATGCTCGACGGCTGACACGAACAGCCGGTCGCGCGGCGCCTTGCGGCCGCCGGCTTCCAGCGCCGGCGTCAGGGCCAGGGCGTTCGCCTCGGTCGCGCCGCTCGTGAAAATGACGCTCTTCGCGTCGGCGCCGACCAGCGCGGCGACCTGGGCCCGTGCCTTTTCCAGGCGTCCGCGGGCGGCGCGGCCCTCGGCATGGACGGAGGACGCGTTGCCACCCTCGGCCAGCGCTTCGACCATGGCATCGCGGGCTACCGCTCGCAGCGGCGCCGTCGCGTTCCAGTCAAAGTAAGCCCGCTCGCTCATACCGCCTGCCAGTACCAAATTACCGTTCGGCTCCTAGGCCCCGCAAAAAGCTTGCTTTTTGCCCTGGCCTTCATGCTAGAAGCCGTCGTTCCGATCCAGGCAGCTTATAGCCTGTGTTGCGACGGTGAACACTGGAAATCATATAATTAGAATAATTCTAATCTGAGACCGGTCTTACCGCCGTCGCCCGGGCTTTGCCCGGATGTGGTGCCCATCGAATGCCGACACTAGATATAGCGGCAGCTTGGTTCGAGGTTATTCAGAATGCCTGAAGTCATCTTTACGGGTCCCGCCGGTCGCATCGAGGGCCGGTACCATCCTGCCCGCCAGAAGAACGCGCCGATCGCGATCGTGCTGCACCCGCATCCGCAGTTCGGCGGCACGATGAACCACCAGATCATCTACCAGCTCTACTATCAGTTCGTGCACCGCGGCTTCTCGGCGCTGCGCTTCAACTTCCGCGGCGTCGGCCGCAGCCAGGGTTCGTTCGACCACGGCACCGGCGAGCTGTCGGACGCCGCCGCCGCGCTCGACTGGGCGCAGACCATCAATCCGGAAGCCAAGAGCTGCTGGATCGCCGGCTTCTCGTTCGGCGCCTGGATCGGCATGCAGCTGCTGATGCGCCGCCCGGAGATCGAGGGCTTCATCTCGATCGCGCCGCCGGCCAACCTCTACGACTTCTCGTTCCTCGCCCCCTGCCCGTCGTCGGGCCTGATCATTCACGGCGACAAGGACGCGGTGGTGCCGGCCAAGGACGTGAACACGCTGGTCGAGAAGCTGAAGACGCAGAAGGGCATCGTCATCGAGCAAAAGGTGCTGCCCGGCGCCAACCACTTCTTCGACGGCAAGGTCGAGCCGCTGCTGACCTCGATCGGTCAATATCTCGACAAGCGGCTCAAGACCCCCGAGCGCAAGCCGGCGGCCTGAGCCGGTCGTTATCGGACAATCCGTCGTCCCTACCCTGATCTGTCGTCCCCGCCAAGGCGGGGACCCTACTCTATGCCTTATCGAAAGGCTGCGGCGTATGGGT from Pseudolabrys taiwanensis includes:
- a CDS encoding cysteine desulfurase family protein; this translates as MSERAYFDWNATAPLRAVARDAMVEALAEGGNASSVHAEGRAARGRLEKARAQVAALVGADAKSVIFTSGATEANALALTPALEAGGRKAPRDRLFVSAVEHPSVLAGGRFAPEQIDTLPVDANGLVDLDALTAMLAKAERPLVSVLLANNETGVIQPIRVIADIVHAANGLLHVDAVQGAGRIPCDMAALGADLLSLSSHKLGGPQGAGALVRRSDIHMADPLIRGGGQERGYRAGTENVPALAGFGAAAEAARTAREGDSVRMAALRDRLEDGITAATPEAVIFGAAAPRLPNTSLVAVPGLKAETALIAFDLKGIALSSGSACSSGKVQASHVLAAMGVEPALASGALRISLGWETAETDVEKLLTAWNTVVSTLLKRQPNIAA
- a CDS encoding alpha/beta hydrolase; the encoded protein is MPEVIFTGPAGRIEGRYHPARQKNAPIAIVLHPHPQFGGTMNHQIIYQLYYQFVHRGFSALRFNFRGVGRSQGSFDHGTGELSDAAAALDWAQTINPEAKSCWIAGFSFGAWIGMQLLMRRPEIEGFISIAPPANLYDFSFLAPCPSSGLIIHGDKDAVVPAKDVNTLVEKLKTQKGIVIEQKVLPGANHFFDGKVEPLLTSIGQYLDKRLKTPERKPAA
- the sufB gene encoding Fe-S cluster assembly protein SufB — protein: MPAVQETVDQVRLIDVDQYKYGFETVIESEKAEKGLTEDTVRFISGKKNEPEWMLQWRLEAFRRWLTMREPTWARVKYPKIDYQDIYYYAAPKQKAGPTSLDEVDPEILKTYEKLGIPLKEQEILAGVRKQGEPSTLDDDEMTGGEARGRVAVDAVFDSVSVATTFKDELKKAGVIFMPISEAIREHPDLIKKYLGSVVPTSDNFFATLNSAVFSDGSFVYVPEGVRCPMELSTYFRINEKNTGQFERTLIIADKGAYVSYLEGCTAPMRDENQLHAAVVELVALDDAEIKYSTVQNWYPGDANGKGGIFNFVTKRGDCRGARSKISWTQVETGSAITWKYPSCILRGDNSRGEFYSIAISNGYQQVDSGTKMIHLGKNTTSRIISKGISAGRSNNTYRGLVSAHRRATGARNFTNCDSLLIGNECGAHTVPYIEAKNSSATFEHEATTSKISEEMLFYCQSRGMSAEEATALVVNGFVKDVLQQLPMEFAVEAQKLISISLEGSVG
- the sufC gene encoding Fe-S cluster assembly ATPase SufC; translated protein: MSLLEIKNLHAEVEGKKILNGLTLTIEKGQVAAIMGPNGSGKSTLAYVLAGKPGYQVTSGEVLLDGENILGMAPDERAAKGVFLAFQYPVEVPGVATMTFLRTALNAQRKLRGEGELSTPAFMKLVRDTSAKLGVSQEHLRRAVNVGFSGGEKKRNEILQMAVLEPRLAVLDETDSGLDIDALKVVSEGVNRLRSPERSMIVITHYQRLLNYIVPDVVHVLAKGRVVKTGGKELALELEAKGYAEFVGEAA
- the sufD gene encoding Fe-S cluster assembly protein SufD → MADVTPIKTPAEQALSAAFAAARAKLPGEGALAALREDAIRAFEARGLPHRRVEEWKYTDLRALLREANPLAPAPDAAAKARGKEAGEVLAGVETRKLVFVDGAFVPELSDLTAEPGLTVGSLADALAKGDALLTQHLGKTYPTDDVAVALNTAFMGDGAVIRIAAGAEIKRPIHLVFAAGSDTPSAAFVRSLIVVEKGAKVVIIEDHDSANTQVNAALELIVGDEAQVDYLKLTQARAVHVASLLAKVGARALFRGFAFTADSSVVRNQSFVHFAGENSHAAIRGVSLLAGKEHVDTTLMIRHAARGCESRELFKTVLDDESHGVFQGKIVVEPHAQKTDARMMTRALLLSDTAEADNKPELEIFADDVACGHGATAGALDLGLKFYLMSRGISEKEAEALLIQAFIGEAVEEVAQEGLRDALMAAAVKWLEARR